One stretch of Streptomyces sp. NBC_01142 DNA includes these proteins:
- a CDS encoding transcriptional regulator has protein sequence MTPARAAVSPMLVRLADERATGVLVRDHGALYLADGQIVHAESPAAPGLDILLTANGRLAREGWDEAVQQAGARREVARFLVDSGQVGDGELEICHLGALFDAAFFALAPGSGPTRFRYGVAHWIGRVRSVPADVVEREAIRRRQLLDSVWPYPEVDTAPVERRPTTPGPAATRRQRALLELADGVRTPADIARTLGRPAFNTLIDVRRLAAAGLVGTPAEPAAAAPHPLPSWVSEFPADPDIALLRRLRDALEASL, from the coding sequence ATGACCCCGGCGAGAGCGGCCGTCTCCCCGATGCTCGTCAGACTCGCGGACGAGCGGGCCACCGGTGTACTCGTCCGTGACCACGGTGCGCTCTATCTGGCCGACGGCCAGATCGTGCACGCCGAGAGTCCGGCGGCCCCCGGACTGGACATCCTGCTGACCGCGAACGGACGGCTGGCGCGCGAGGGCTGGGACGAGGCGGTCCAGCAGGCCGGCGCACGCCGCGAGGTGGCGCGCTTCCTGGTCGACAGCGGCCAAGTGGGCGACGGCGAACTGGAGATCTGCCATCTGGGCGCCCTCTTCGACGCCGCGTTCTTCGCCCTGGCACCGGGCAGCGGGCCGACCCGCTTCCGCTACGGGGTCGCCCACTGGATCGGCCGGGTGCGTTCGGTGCCCGCCGATGTCGTCGAACGCGAAGCCATACGGCGCCGCCAACTGCTCGACTCCGTATGGCCCTACCCCGAGGTCGACACGGCACCGGTCGAGCGCCGTCCCACCACCCCCGGCCCGGCGGCCACCCGTCGCCAGCGGGCCCTGCTGGAGCTCGCCGACGGAGTACGCACCCCGGCTGACATCGCCAGGACGCTGGGCCGTCCCGCCTTCAACACCCTCATCGACGTACGGCGGTTGGCGGCGGCCGGGCTCGTCGGGACACCGGCCGAGCCTGCGGCGGCTGCCCCCCATCCGCTCCCGTCCTGGGTCTCGGAGTTCCCGGCCGACCCGGACATCGCCCTGTTACGCCGGCTCCGCGACGCTTTGGAGGCAAGCCTGTGA
- a CDS encoding roadblock/LC7 domain-containing protein codes for MRRALRLRAERRQLMTAEADVLGELKRLRARVPQLTGALAASADGLVLATDTTEAEGVAALTAAALGVALRLTEATGQGGFRELLVRGDRGYVATYAAGSSAVLTLLAEPRINVGRLHLEARRSSARIGELVDSALERPESP; via the coding sequence ATGAGGCGCGCTCTGAGGCTGCGCGCCGAGAGGAGACAGCTCATGACGGCCGAGGCCGATGTGCTCGGTGAACTGAAGCGCCTGCGCGCCCGCGTGCCGCAGCTGACCGGCGCGCTCGCGGCCAGCGCCGACGGTCTGGTGCTGGCGACGGACACGACGGAGGCGGAGGGCGTCGCCGCGCTCACCGCCGCCGCCCTCGGTGTCGCCCTGCGGCTCACGGAGGCCACCGGCCAGGGCGGGTTCCGGGAGCTGCTGGTGAGGGGCGACCGGGGTTATGTCGCGACCTATGCGGCAGGTTCCTCCGCCGTCCTCACCCTTCTGGCCGAGCCACGCATCAACGTGGGCCGGCTCCACCTCGAGGCCCGTCGCTCCAGCGCCCGTATCGGCGAGCTGGTCGACTCCGCCCTCGAACGACCGGAGAGCCCCTGA
- a CDS encoding MurR/RpiR family transcriptional regulator, whose product MSDSPAARLQQLFEGHRLTPTQRRIAHSMVRRAGDVPFLSSVELAELAGVSQPSVTRFAVALGFDGYPALRKHLREVAPAEIEAGQDAYNEYQQAVQAEIENLRHLSELLADPSPVERAGRLLAASRPLPVLGLRAASSQARGFAYFAAKVHPDVRLLDEGGTMLADRIDAARRAGASALLCFALPRHPKEVVEALAYARSAGLKVVTVADSAFAPVAGHSDLLIPAAVGTGLAFDTACAPMLLGRVLLEAMCDDLPDAQARLEEFDARAAARGLFAE is encoded by the coding sequence ATGAGCGACAGCCCTGCCGCACGGCTGCAGCAGCTCTTCGAGGGCCACCGGCTCACCCCCACCCAGCGGCGCATCGCGCACAGCATGGTGCGCCGGGCCGGTGACGTGCCGTTCCTGTCCAGCGTGGAACTCGCCGAGCTCGCCGGGGTCAGCCAGCCGTCCGTCACCCGCTTCGCCGTCGCGCTCGGCTTCGACGGCTACCCGGCGCTGCGCAAGCATCTGCGGGAGGTCGCACCCGCGGAGATCGAGGCGGGCCAGGACGCGTACAACGAGTACCAGCAGGCGGTTCAGGCCGAGATCGAGAACCTGCGCCACCTGTCCGAACTGCTCGCCGACCCCTCCCCGGTCGAGCGCGCGGGCCGGCTGCTGGCCGCGTCCCGCCCGCTCCCGGTGCTCGGCCTGCGGGCCGCGTCCTCGCAGGCCCGCGGCTTCGCGTACTTCGCGGCCAAGGTCCACCCCGACGTACGCCTGCTCGACGAGGGCGGCACGATGCTCGCCGACCGTATCGACGCGGCCCGGCGGGCGGGCGCGAGCGCGCTGCTGTGCTTCGCGCTGCCGCGCCATCCCAAGGAGGTCGTGGAGGCGCTGGCGTATGCGCGGTCGGCCGGTCTGAAAGTGGTGACGGTCGCGGACTCCGCCTTCGCGCCGGTGGCCGGGCACAGCGACCTGCTGATCCCGGCGGCGGTCGGTACGGGCCTGGCCTTCGACACGGCGTGTGCGCCGATGCTCCTGGGCCGGGTGCTGCTGGAGGCGATGTGCGACGACCTGCCGGACGCGCAGGCGCGGCTGGAGGAGTTCGACGCCCGGGCGGCGGCACGGGGCCTGTTCGCCGAGTAG
- a CDS encoding cytosine permease codes for MAGLVEQRSIDVVPDSERHGTAFSQFTLWLGANLQITAVVTGALAVVFGGGAFWSIAGLALGNLLGGAVMALHSAQGPRLGLPQMIQSRAQFGVKGAVIPLALVIVMYVGFFASGSVLAGQAVGELTHLGETPGIVIFALVTALMATIGYRVIHVLGRIASVICALAFVYLGIRLLDRIDLSAVLADRAFDLPMFLLAVSLSASWQLAFGPYVADYSRYLPRTTSGRATFWWTLSGSALGSQWSMVFGVLVAATAGEAFLAGQVNYVVALGGTGLIASLLYFVIALGKLTINVLNTYGGFMSMVTSISGFRGQRSLSPRGRALYIAGIMVAGTVVALLGKDSFLASFKDFLLFLLTFFTPWSAINLVDYYLISRERYDIPALADPRGRYGAWRWDALTVYATGLLAQLPFLVTHFYTGPLVEPLGGADISWVIGLVVPALLYWLLARRNTAHIPDRTILAPQLPPGENSGATPTDAAATRT; via the coding sequence ATGGCAGGCCTGGTCGAACAACGCTCCATCGACGTCGTACCGGACAGCGAACGGCACGGCACCGCCTTCTCCCAGTTCACGCTCTGGCTCGGCGCGAACCTCCAGATCACCGCCGTCGTCACCGGCGCGCTCGCGGTCGTCTTCGGCGGCGGCGCCTTCTGGTCGATCGCCGGACTGGCGCTCGGCAATCTGCTCGGCGGAGCCGTGATGGCCCTGCACTCCGCGCAGGGCCCGCGCCTCGGTCTGCCCCAAATGATCCAGTCCCGCGCCCAGTTCGGGGTGAAGGGCGCGGTCATCCCGCTCGCCCTCGTGATCGTGATGTACGTCGGCTTCTTCGCCAGCGGCAGTGTGCTGGCCGGCCAGGCGGTCGGCGAGCTCACCCACCTCGGCGAGACACCCGGCATCGTCATCTTCGCGCTGGTCACCGCCCTGATGGCGACGATCGGCTACCGCGTCATCCATGTGCTCGGCCGGATCGCCAGCGTGATCTGCGCGCTCGCCTTCGTCTATCTCGGCATCCGTCTGCTGGACCGTATCGACCTGTCGGCCGTTCTCGCCGACCGCGCCTTCGATCTGCCGATGTTCCTGCTCGCGGTCTCTCTGTCGGCGTCCTGGCAGCTGGCGTTCGGCCCGTACGTCGCCGACTACTCCCGCTATCTGCCGCGTACGACCAGTGGCCGCGCCACCTTCTGGTGGACGCTCTCCGGCTCGGCGCTGGGCTCCCAGTGGTCGATGGTCTTCGGCGTCCTGGTCGCCGCCACCGCCGGGGAGGCGTTCCTGGCGGGCCAGGTGAACTATGTCGTCGCCCTCGGCGGCACCGGACTGATCGCCTCGCTCCTCTACTTCGTGATCGCGCTCGGCAAGCTCACCATCAATGTGCTCAACACCTACGGCGGCTTCATGTCGATGGTGACCAGCATCAGCGGCTTCCGTGGCCAGAGGTCCCTCTCACCGCGCGGCCGGGCCCTCTACATCGCGGGCATCATGGTGGCCGGCACGGTCGTCGCGCTGCTCGGCAAGGACAGCTTCCTCGCCTCCTTCAAGGACTTCCTGCTCTTCCTGCTGACCTTCTTCACCCCGTGGTCGGCGATCAATCTGGTCGACTACTACCTGATATCCCGGGAGCGGTACGACATCCCGGCCCTCGCCGACCCGCGCGGCCGTTACGGCGCCTGGCGCTGGGACGCCCTGACCGTGTACGCGACAGGGCTGCTCGCCCAGCTGCCGTTCCTGGTGACGCACTTCTACACCGGCCCGCTGGTCGAGCCGCTGGGCGGCGCCGACATCTCCTGGGTGATCGGCCTGGTCGTACCGGCCCTGCTGTACTGGCTGCTGGCCCGCCGCAACACCGCGCACATCCCGGACCGTACGATCCTCGCCCCCCAGCTACCCCCAGGGGAAAACAGTGGGGCTACCCCCACTGACGCGGCGGCCACCCGCACGTAG
- a CDS encoding SDR family oxidoreductase has translation MRDDSLAGRTAVITGAASGMGAAIARLLAAHGARVALLARRAERLDELAAKITADGGQALAVTADVTDDTSVAAAAERVHAVFGPVDLVVNSAGVMLPNPAEAGRIDEWQRMLDTNVTGVLRVIRAFTADLTAAAADGRTADLVNISSVAAHAVFPNYAVYGATKAALTFLSQSLRTELGPRDVRVTNIEPGLTDSELRDHIDNPELTGQLDAFVESIETLTSDEIADLVAYTVSRARHINLRQMVVLPTRQP, from the coding sequence ATGCGTGACGACAGTCTCGCCGGACGCACCGCGGTGATCACCGGGGCCGCCAGCGGCATGGGTGCCGCCATCGCGCGGCTGCTCGCCGCCCACGGCGCCCGGGTGGCCCTGCTGGCCCGCCGGGCCGAGCGGCTCGACGAACTGGCCGCGAAGATCACCGCTGACGGCGGCCAGGCCCTCGCGGTCACCGCCGATGTCACCGATGACACCTCCGTGGCGGCCGCGGCCGAACGCGTCCACGCCGTCTTCGGGCCCGTCGACCTGGTGGTCAACTCCGCCGGTGTGATGCTGCCGAATCCGGCAGAGGCCGGCCGGATCGACGAGTGGCAGCGGATGCTCGACACCAATGTGACGGGCGTGCTGCGGGTGATCCGGGCGTTCACCGCGGATCTGACGGCCGCGGCCGCCGACGGCCGGACCGCCGACCTCGTCAACATCTCCTCGGTCGCCGCGCACGCCGTGTTTCCCAACTACGCGGTGTACGGCGCGACCAAGGCGGCACTCACGTTCCTCTCCCAGTCACTGCGCACCGAGCTCGGGCCGCGCGATGTGCGTGTCACCAACATCGAGCCGGGGCTCACCGACTCCGAACTGCGCGACCACATCGACAACCCCGAACTCACCGGGCAGCTGGACGCCTTCGTCGAATCGATCGAGACGCTGACGTCGGACGAGATCGCCGACCTCGTGGCGTACACCGTCAGCCGCGCGCGGCACATCAATCTGCGTCAGATGGTCGTACTGCCCACGCGTCAGCCCTGA
- a CDS encoding helix-turn-helix transcriptional regulator, protein MDGELGDFLRSRRARIQPGEVGLTSYGRRRVPGLRREEVAQLAGVSVDYYIRLEQGRGPGGPSRTKPGGVSDAVLDSIARVLRLDETEREHLRSLARPAQKRPVTTPAGRVRPGVQLLLDTIEKAPAFVFGRRMDVLAWNALGDAVSGYSAVPPEARNIPRHVFLDPAAHELYPEWAAVAAEVVAYLRLNAGRHPNDRQLSALVGELSVKSEDFRRLWADHQVKDKTYGVKRVAHPVVGELTLPYETLTLPGDPDQLLVIYTPEPRSATADRLALLASWAASPAR, encoded by the coding sequence ATGGACGGCGAACTCGGAGACTTCCTGCGCTCGCGGCGCGCCCGTATCCAGCCCGGGGAGGTGGGACTGACGTCGTACGGCCGGCGCCGGGTGCCCGGCCTGCGCCGTGAGGAGGTCGCGCAGCTCGCGGGCGTCAGCGTCGACTACTACATCCGGCTCGAACAGGGCCGCGGACCCGGTGGCCCCTCCCGGACGAAGCCCGGGGGAGTCTCGGACGCCGTACTCGACTCGATCGCACGGGTACTGCGCCTGGACGAGACCGAGCGGGAGCATCTGCGGTCCCTGGCCCGCCCGGCGCAGAAGCGCCCCGTGACCACCCCCGCCGGGCGGGTGCGCCCCGGCGTGCAACTGCTGCTCGACACCATCGAGAAGGCTCCCGCCTTCGTCTTCGGCCGGCGCATGGACGTCCTCGCCTGGAACGCCCTGGGCGACGCTGTCTCCGGCTACTCGGCCGTGCCGCCCGAGGCGCGGAACATCCCCCGCCATGTCTTCCTCGACCCGGCCGCGCACGAGCTGTACCCGGAGTGGGCGGCGGTGGCCGCCGAGGTCGTGGCGTATCTGCGCCTGAACGCGGGTCGCCACCCGAACGACCGTCAGCTGTCGGCGCTGGTGGGCGAGTTGTCGGTGAAGAGCGAGGACTTCCGGCGACTGTGGGCCGACCACCAGGTCAAGGACAAGACGTACGGCGTGAAGCGCGTCGCCCATCCGGTGGTGGGCGAGCTGACACTCCCGTACGAGACACTCACCCTGCCCGGCGACCCGGACCAGCTGCTGGTGATCTACACTCCCGAGCCGCGCTCGGCAACGGCGGACCGCCTCGCGCTCCTGGCGAGCTGGGCGGCTTCGCCCGCGCGCTGA
- a CDS encoding cystathionine beta-synthase, translating to MRIHHSMISLVGNTPLVKLNTVTAGIQATVLAKVEYFNPGGSVKDRIALRMIEAAEQSGALQPGGTIVEPTSGNTGVGLAIVAQQKGYKCIFVCPDKVSTDKINVLRAYGAEVVVCPTAVDPEHPDSYYNVSDRLVRETPGAWKPDQYSNPNNPRSHYETTGPELWDQTDGRITHFVAGVGTGGTISGTGRYLKEISDGKVKIIGADPEGSVYSGGSGRPYLVEGVGEDFWPTAYDATVTDEIVAVSDKDSFQMTRRLAKEEGLLVGGSCGMAVVAALRVAEGLGPDDIVVVLLPDSGRGYLSKIFNDEWMADYGFLEGEGPSANVGDVLAHKEGGRIPSLVHMHPEETVGEAIEVLREYGVSQMPIVKPGAGHPDVMAAEVIGSVVERELLDALFTQRASLTDPLEKHMSTPLPQVGSGEPVADLMTVLGEADAAIVLVEGKPTGVVSRQDLLAFLAKGGK from the coding sequence GTGCGTATTCACCACTCGATGATCAGCCTCGTCGGCAATACCCCGCTGGTGAAGCTGAACACCGTGACCGCAGGAATTCAGGCGACCGTCCTGGCCAAGGTCGAGTACTTCAATCCCGGCGGGTCGGTCAAGGACCGCATCGCCCTGCGCATGATCGAGGCGGCCGAGCAGAGCGGAGCGCTCCAGCCCGGCGGCACGATCGTCGAGCCGACCAGCGGCAACACCGGCGTCGGACTCGCCATCGTGGCCCAGCAGAAGGGCTACAAGTGCATCTTCGTCTGCCCGGACAAGGTGTCCACGGACAAGATCAATGTGCTGCGTGCGTACGGCGCCGAGGTCGTCGTCTGCCCGACGGCGGTCGACCCCGAGCACCCCGACTCGTACTACAACGTCTCGGACCGGCTGGTGCGTGAGACGCCGGGCGCCTGGAAGCCCGACCAGTACTCGAACCCGAACAACCCCCGTTCGCACTACGAGACCACCGGTCCCGAGCTGTGGGACCAGACGGACGGGCGGATCACCCACTTCGTCGCGGGCGTCGGCACCGGCGGCACGATCTCCGGAACCGGCCGCTATCTCAAGGAGATCAGCGACGGCAAGGTCAAGATCATCGGCGCGGACCCGGAGGGCTCCGTGTACTCCGGCGGCTCCGGCCGCCCCTACCTCGTCGAGGGCGTGGGCGAGGACTTCTGGCCGACGGCGTACGACGCGACCGTGACCGACGAGATCGTCGCCGTGTCCGACAAGGACTCCTTCCAGATGACGCGCCGCCTCGCCAAGGAGGAGGGCCTCCTCGTCGGCGGCTCCTGCGGCATGGCCGTGGTCGCGGCGCTGCGCGTGGCCGAGGGGCTCGGCCCCGACGACATCGTGGTCGTTCTGCTGCCGGACAGCGGCCGCGGCTACCTCAGCAAGATCTTCAACGACGAGTGGATGGCGGACTACGGCTTCCTGGAGGGCGAGGGCCCGTCCGCGAACGTCGGCGACGTGCTGGCGCACAAGGAGGGCGGCCGCATCCCCAGCCTGGTGCACATGCACCCGGAGGAGACCGTCGGCGAGGCGATCGAGGTGCTGCGGGAGTACGGCGTCTCCCAGATGCCCATCGTCAAGCCGGGCGCCGGACACCCGGACGTGATGGCCGCCGAGGTCATCGGTTCGGTCGTCGAACGCGAACTGCTGGACGCACTGTTCACGCAGCGCGCCTCGCTGACCGACCCGCTGGAGAAGCACATGTCCACGCCGTTGCCGCAGGTCGGCTCGGGTGAGCCGGTCGCCGACCTGATGACGGTGCTCGGCGAGGCGGACGCGGCGATCGTGCTGGTCGAGGGGAAGCCGACGGGCGTGGTGAGCCGTCAGGACCTGCTGGCGTTCCTCGCCAAGGGCGGCAAGTAA
- a CDS encoding SGNH/GDSL hydrolase family protein produces the protein MARRIAAGAAYGGGGIGLLGAAAVGLVLAEVQLAKRSVGGGTAPVPPRGDGLYGLAFGHTDPLYLAVLGDSTAAGQGVRRAGQTPGALLASGLAAVAERPVEVRNIALPGAMSDDLERQVTLLLADRTRTPDVCVIMIGANDVTHRVPPTQSVRHMSAAVRRLRTAGAEVVVGTCPDLGTIEPVYQPLRWMARRVSRQLAAAQTIVVVEQGGRTVSLGDLLGPEFAANPREMFGADNYHPSAEGYATAAMAVLPTLCAVLGLWPESDRPEPDRHERVLPVATAAATAAAEAGTEVTGARAPWALLKHRRRRRLPTPTASPEPAPSPSSSSEPHRA, from the coding sequence GTGGCACGACGCATCGCCGCGGGTGCGGCGTACGGCGGTGGCGGCATCGGCCTGCTCGGAGCGGCGGCCGTCGGTCTGGTGCTCGCCGAGGTGCAGCTGGCGAAACGCTCGGTGGGCGGGGGCACGGCGCCCGTCCCGCCACGCGGTGACGGGCTGTACGGCTTGGCCTTCGGGCACACCGACCCGCTGTACCTGGCCGTACTCGGCGACTCGACGGCGGCGGGACAGGGGGTGCGCCGCGCGGGCCAGACGCCGGGGGCGCTGCTCGCGTCCGGGCTGGCGGCGGTGGCGGAGCGGCCGGTGGAAGTACGCAACATCGCCCTTCCGGGTGCGATGTCGGACGATCTGGAGCGCCAGGTCACGCTGCTGCTCGCGGACCGGACCCGGACGCCGGACGTGTGCGTGATCATGATTGGCGCGAATGACGTCACTCACCGGGTGCCACCCACGCAGTCCGTCCGCCATATGTCCGCCGCGGTGCGGAGACTGCGTACGGCGGGTGCGGAGGTGGTCGTCGGCACGTGCCCGGATCTGGGCACGATCGAGCCGGTGTACCAGCCGCTGCGCTGGATGGCCCGCAGAGTCTCGCGCCAGCTTGCGGCGGCTCAGACGATCGTGGTCGTGGAGCAGGGGGGCCGTACGGTCTCGCTGGGCGACCTGCTGGGTCCGGAGTTCGCGGCGAACCCGCGCGAGATGTTCGGCGCGGACAACTACCACCCGTCGGCGGAGGGGTACGCGACGGCGGCGATGGCGGTGCTGCCGACGCTGTGCGCGGTGCTGGGCCTGTGGCCGGAGTCGGACCGCCCGGAGCCGGACCGCCACGAGAGAGTGCTCCCGGTGGCTACGGCGGCGGCGACAGCGGCGGCGGAGGCGGGTACGGAGGTGACGGGGGCGCGGGCGCCCTGGGCACTGCTGAAGCACCGCCGCAGGCGCCGCCTCCCCACGCCGACAGCGTCCCCGGAACCGGCCCCTTCCCCCTCTTCCTCCTCGGAACCTCACCGCGCCTGA
- a CDS encoding acetyl-CoA C-acetyltransferase codes for MPEAVIVSAARSPIGRAFKGSLKELRPDDLTATIIQAALAKVPELDPRDIDDLMLGCGLPGGEQGHNLGRIVAVQMGMDHLPGCTITRYCSSSLQTSRMALHAIKAGEGDVFISAGVEMVSRSVKGSSDGLPDTHNPLFADAEARTAAVAQSEGAGWHDPREDGLVPDAYIAMGQTAENLARLKGVTRQDMDEFGVRSQNLAEEAIKNGFWEREITPVTLPDGTVVSKDDGPRAGVTVEGVAGLKPVFRPDGLVTAANCCPLNDGAAALVIMSDTKARELGLTPLARIVSTGVSGLSPEIMGYGPVEASKQALQRAGLTIDDIDLAEINEAFAAQVIPSYRDLGIPLDKLNVNGGAIAVGHPFGMTGARITGTLINGLQFHDKQFGLETMCVGGGQGMAMVIERLS; via the coding sequence ATGCCCGAAGCCGTGATCGTCTCTGCTGCCCGCTCCCCCATCGGCCGGGCCTTCAAGGGCTCCCTGAAGGAGCTGCGTCCCGACGACCTGACCGCCACGATCATTCAGGCCGCCCTCGCCAAGGTCCCCGAGCTCGACCCGCGCGACATCGACGACCTGATGCTCGGCTGTGGCCTCCCCGGCGGCGAGCAGGGCCACAACCTGGGCCGTATCGTCGCCGTGCAGATGGGGATGGACCATCTCCCCGGCTGCACCATCACCCGGTACTGCTCGTCCTCCCTCCAGACCTCCCGCATGGCGCTGCACGCCATCAAGGCCGGCGAGGGTGATGTCTTCATCTCCGCCGGTGTCGAGATGGTTTCCCGGAGCGTGAAGGGCTCCAGCGACGGGCTACCCGACACCCACAACCCGCTCTTCGCCGACGCCGAGGCCCGCACCGCCGCCGTCGCGCAGAGCGAGGGCGCCGGCTGGCACGACCCGCGCGAGGACGGCCTGGTCCCGGACGCGTACATCGCGATGGGCCAGACCGCCGAGAACCTGGCCCGCCTCAAGGGCGTGACCCGCCAGGACATGGACGAGTTCGGCGTCCGTTCGCAGAACCTCGCCGAGGAAGCCATCAAGAACGGCTTCTGGGAGCGCGAGATCACCCCCGTGACGCTCCCCGACGGCACCGTCGTCTCCAAGGACGACGGCCCGCGCGCCGGCGTCACCGTGGAGGGCGTGGCGGGCCTCAAGCCGGTCTTCCGCCCCGACGGCCTGGTGACGGCCGCGAACTGCTGCCCGTTGAACGACGGCGCCGCCGCCCTCGTGATCATGTCGGACACGAAGGCGCGCGAGCTCGGCCTGACCCCGCTCGCCCGCATCGTCTCCACCGGCGTCTCCGGCCTGTCGCCCGAGATCATGGGGTACGGCCCCGTGGAGGCGTCCAAGCAGGCGCTGCAGCGCGCCGGCCTGACCATCGACGACATCGACCTGGCCGAGATCAACGAGGCGTTCGCCGCCCAGGTGATCCCCTCGTACCGCGACCTGGGCATCCCGCTCGACAAGCTGAACGTCAACGGTGGCGCCATCGCCGTCGGCCACCCCTTCGGCATGACCGGCGCCCGCATCACCGGCACGCTGATCAACGGCCTCCAGTTCCACGACAAGCAGTTCGGCCTGGAGACCATGTGCGTGGGCGGCGGCCAGGGCATGGCGATGGTCATCGAGCGGCTGAGCTGA
- a CDS encoding DUF4287 domain-containing protein — protein MSQVFSEETHRNLLSRIPHCTGREISDWLRAVDEGPSLFRFEEKVSWLRSEHDLAYGHAKAIIHEYDLRRAARKLL, from the coding sequence ATGTCCCAAGTCTTCTCCGAAGAGACCCATCGAAATCTGCTCTCCCGAATCCCTCATTGCACCGGTCGTGAAATCTCCGACTGGCTCCGCGCCGTCGATGAAGGCCCCTCCCTCTTCCGCTTCGAGGAGAAGGTCAGCTGGCTCCGGAGCGAACACGACCTCGCATACGGACATGCCAAAGCGATCATCCATGAGTACGACCTGAGGCGCGCAGCGCGCAAGCTGCTTTAG
- a CDS encoding Bax inhibitor-1/YccA family protein: MRSSNPVFSRRGFSRDNGHAGFNAQQPQAGGPAVGTNPYVQGAGNPYATNPYAPSDTQLGAPQAPPRGNVMTIDDVVARTAMTLGTVFVTATLAWFLLPVDEANLGTSYGIAIGAALVAFVFAIIQAFKRKASPALILAYAAFEGVFLGVISSAVSTYVSAGAVPQAVLGTMSVFAGVLFAYKMRWIRVTRRFYGFVMAAAMGFVLLMMVNLLFSVFGGGDGLGFRSGGLGILFGVIGIILGACFLALDFKQVEDGIAYGAPREESWLAAFGLTMTLVWIYMEFLRLISILQGND, encoded by the coding sequence ATGAGGAGCAGCAACCCGGTCTTCTCGCGACGGGGGTTCAGCCGCGACAACGGCCATGCGGGGTTCAACGCGCAGCAGCCGCAGGCCGGGGGCCCCGCCGTAGGAACCAACCCTTACGTGCAAGGCGCGGGCAACCCGTACGCCACCAACCCGTACGCACCGTCGGACACACAGCTCGGCGCCCCGCAGGCTCCCCCGCGCGGCAATGTGATGACCATCGACGACGTCGTGGCGCGCACCGCCATGACGCTCGGCACGGTCTTCGTCACCGCCACTCTCGCGTGGTTCCTGCTGCCGGTCGACGAGGCCAATCTCGGCACGTCGTACGGCATCGCGATCGGCGCCGCCCTGGTGGCCTTCGTCTTCGCGATCATCCAGGCCTTCAAGCGCAAGGCGTCGCCCGCGCTGATCCTGGCGTACGCGGCCTTCGAGGGTGTCTTCCTCGGAGTCATCTCCAGCGCCGTCTCCACCTATGTCTCGGCCGGTGCGGTCCCGCAGGCGGTGCTCGGCACCATGTCGGTCTTCGCCGGTGTGCTGTTCGCGTACAAGATGCGCTGGATCCGCGTCACCCGCCGTTTCTACGGCTTCGTGATGGCCGCGGCCATGGGCTTCGTGCTGCTCATGATGGTGAACCTGCTGTTCTCCGTCTTCGGCGGCGGTGACGGCCTCGGCTTCCGCAGCGGCGGCCTTGGCATTCTCTTCGGTGTCATCGGCATCATCCTCGGCGCGTGCTTCCTCGCCCTCGACTTCAAGCAGGTCGAGGACGGCATCGCGTACGGCGCTCCGCGCGAGGAGTCCTGGCTGGCGGCCTTCGGCCTCACCATGACCCTGGTGTGGATCTACATGGAGTTCCTGCGGCTGATCTCGATCCTGCAGGGCAACGACTGA
- a CDS encoding ABC transporter ATP-binding protein, which translates to MTTTPLAHRATAVAARATELSKVYGQGETQVVALDQVTVNFHQAEFTAIMGPSGSGKSTLMHCVAGLDSFSSGSVRIGETELGSLKDKQLTQLRRDKIGFIFQAFNLLPTLTAQENITLPMDIAGRKPNKEWLQRVIDMVGLRDRLSHRPTELSGGQQQRVAVARALASQPEIIFGDEPTGNLDSRSGAEVLGFLRNSVRELGQTVVMVTHDPVAASYADRVIFLADGRIVDEMLRPTADGVLDRMKAFDAKGRTS; encoded by the coding sequence GTGACCACCACCCCCCTCGCTCACCGCGCCACCGCAGTGGCAGCCCGCGCCACGGAACTGTCCAAGGTGTACGGACAGGGCGAGACCCAGGTGGTCGCCCTGGACCAGGTCACCGTGAACTTCCATCAGGCCGAGTTCACCGCGATCATGGGTCCGTCGGGCTCCGGCAAGTCCACGCTGATGCACTGCGTCGCCGGACTGGACAGCTTCAGCTCCGGCTCCGTACGGATCGGTGAGACCGAGCTCGGGTCGCTGAAGGACAAGCAGCTGACCCAGCTGCGCCGGGACAAGATCGGCTTCATCTTCCAGGCGTTCAACCTGCTGCCGACGCTGACGGCACAGGAGAACATCACCCTCCCCATGGACATCGCCGGCCGCAAACCCAACAAGGAGTGGCTGCAGCGGGTCATCGACATGGTGGGGCTGAGGGACCGCCTCAGCCACCGCCCCACCGAACTCTCCGGCGGCCAGCAGCAGCGCGTCGCCGTCGCCCGCGCCCTGGCCTCGCAGCCGGAGATCATCTTCGGTGACGAGCCGACCGGAAACCTGGACTCGCGCTCGGGCGCCGAGGTGCTGGGCTTCCTGCGCAACTCCGTACGCGAGCTGGGCCAGACCGTCGTCATGGTCACGCACGACCCGGTGGCCGCCTCCTACGCCGACCGGGTGATCTTCCTGGCGGACGGCCGGATCGTCGACGAGATGCTCCGGCCCACCGCCGACGGCGTCCTCGACCGGATGAAGGCCTTCGACGCCAAGGGCCGGACCAGCTGA